In Effusibacillus pohliae DSM 22757, one genomic interval encodes:
- the spoIIE gene encoding stage II sporulation protein E yields MWKRIWQAAVETAATGQGDNGAVVQGRAGVRGWWTSLKKMRERNLLATPGFFLVIMAFFLGRAEILGEISPFALALYAVMLRLKKGAAGKVMIALLAGTATVHSIANVLLLAGALVLYRGVYSILTRKKALSLNAVPFVVFLVDAGAKLGSAMALGDLSRYALMMGLIEGFLAMVLTLIFIQSLPIFTFQRGVKELRHEEIFCLIILMASVLTGLSGIHAGPLAFENIFSRYLIMLFAFIGGAGVGASVGVVTGIILAMANLAAVAQIGMLAFSGLLGGILKDAGRIGMGIGFVLGTAILSVYVQDLPQVLTAVGETLAAFLMLLLTPKAFIDQVSRYVPGTHQHYLSQQDYARRVRELMAGRIREVSNVFQELARSFSQLTAIGHQDQEEALYTALDVVANRVCASCYKREQCWDMDFYPTYHALRETVEMIDSTVVVTKETMPAELRKRCVRTEQVLPVLYQATDSIKRDMMWQARLQESRDLVAAQLHGVSGIMRGLTEELQKENHASADHEEHIVASLEQLGLSIRSVDIISLDEGKVEIEVTQTLASDMNECEKLIAPLLSEIVGENITVAEKRTNGEGCLTAVFRSAKVYHVETAVTSAAKDGKILSGDSYTTLDVGNGKFAVAVSDGMGNGERAMQESSAAIRLLQQLLKAGFDEQLAIKTVNSVLLLRSRDEIFTTLDLALIDQFTAQTEFLKIGSVPSFIKRGREVISIRGENVPIGILQDIDIQTVVADLQEGDLLILMSDGIYDAPKHVFDKDDWFKKQIERFDSTDPQVIADLLVELAVRVNHGKIVDDMTALVAKIEKYHPEWATIKLPGMKRIKRKPTAPVKPVPVQAGVDEHGV; encoded by the coding sequence ATGTGGAAAAGGATTTGGCAGGCGGCAGTTGAGACGGCGGCGACCGGGCAGGGGGACAACGGAGCGGTGGTGCAGGGGCGGGCAGGCGTTCGCGGATGGTGGACAAGCTTGAAAAAAATGCGGGAGAGGAACCTGTTGGCCACCCCGGGCTTCTTCCTAGTGATCATGGCGTTTTTTCTCGGGCGGGCGGAGATTCTGGGCGAGATTTCGCCGTTTGCATTGGCGCTGTACGCGGTGATGCTGCGGTTAAAAAAAGGGGCGGCCGGCAAAGTGATGATCGCGTTGCTGGCGGGCACCGCCACCGTCCACAGCATCGCGAATGTGCTGCTGTTGGCGGGCGCGTTGGTGCTTTACAGAGGGGTGTACAGCATCCTGACGAGAAAGAAAGCGTTGAGTCTGAACGCAGTTCCGTTTGTTGTGTTTCTTGTCGATGCCGGGGCGAAGCTCGGTTCTGCCATGGCGCTAGGGGATCTTTCCCGCTATGCGCTGATGATGGGGTTGATCGAAGGATTTCTGGCGATGGTGTTGACTCTGATTTTCATTCAATCGCTGCCGATCTTTACGTTTCAACGGGGCGTCAAGGAACTGCGGCATGAAGAGATATTTTGCCTGATCATCCTGATGGCGTCTGTGCTGACCGGTCTTTCCGGGATTCATGCAGGACCTCTTGCATTCGAAAATATATTCAGCCGCTACCTGATCATGCTGTTCGCGTTTATCGGCGGGGCCGGTGTCGGAGCAAGCGTGGGGGTGGTGACCGGCATCATTTTGGCGATGGCCAATTTGGCCGCCGTGGCGCAGATCGGCATGCTCGCTTTTTCCGGTTTGCTCGGCGGCATCCTGAAAGATGCGGGCAGGATCGGGATGGGGATCGGATTCGTGCTCGGCACGGCGATTTTGTCCGTTTATGTGCAGGATCTGCCGCAGGTGTTGACTGCGGTGGGCGAGACGTTGGCCGCGTTCCTGATGCTGTTGCTGACCCCCAAAGCGTTCATCGACCAGGTGTCGCGCTATGTTCCGGGTACCCACCAACACTATCTTTCGCAGCAGGATTACGCACGCCGGGTGCGGGAACTGATGGCCGGTCGGATTCGCGAAGTTTCGAACGTATTTCAGGAGTTGGCCCGCTCCTTTTCGCAGCTTACGGCGATCGGACACCAGGATCAGGAAGAGGCGTTGTACACCGCATTGGATGTGGTCGCCAATCGGGTTTGCGCCTCCTGTTACAAACGGGAACAGTGCTGGGACATGGATTTTTACCCCACCTACCACGCGCTGCGGGAAACGGTCGAAATGATCGATTCGACCGTCGTGGTGACAAAGGAAACGATGCCGGCGGAACTGCGGAAACGGTGTGTCCGGACGGAACAGGTACTGCCGGTGTTGTACCAAGCGACCGATTCGATCAAACGGGATATGATGTGGCAGGCGAGGCTGCAGGAGAGCCGCGATCTGGTGGCTGCCCAATTGCACGGCGTATCCGGCATCATGCGGGGATTGACAGAGGAATTGCAAAAGGAAAACCACGCGTCGGCCGACCATGAGGAACATATTGTCGCGTCTTTGGAACAGTTGGGGCTGTCGATCCGCTCGGTCGACATCATCAGCCTCGACGAAGGCAAGGTGGAAATCGAGGTGACGCAGACGCTGGCAAGCGACATGAACGAATGCGAGAAACTAATCGCGCCGCTGTTATCTGAAATCGTCGGCGAGAATATCACCGTCGCGGAAAAGCGGACGAACGGAGAGGGCTGCCTGACCGCAGTGTTCCGATCCGCCAAAGTCTATCATGTGGAAACGGCGGTGACGTCGGCGGCCAAGGACGGCAAAATCCTGAGTGGCGATTCGTATACGACGCTGGATGTCGGCAACGGAAAATTTGCCGTCGCCGTATCCGACGGCATGGGCAACGGAGAACGGGCGATGCAGGAATCGAGCGCCGCCATCCGGCTGCTGCAGCAGCTGCTGAAAGCCGGTTTTGACGAACAGTTGGCCATCAAAACGGTCAACTCGGTACTGCTGCTGCGATCGCGGGACGAGATTTTTACCACGCTCGATCTGGCGCTGATCGATCAGTTCACCGCCCAAACCGAATTCCTGAAAATCGGCTCTGTCCCCTCGTTTATCAAACGGGGCCGGGAAGTCATTTCGATCCGCGGCGAGAACGTGCCGATCGGCATTTTACAGGACATCGACATCCAGACGGTGGTGGCCGATTTGCAGGAGGGGGATCTGTTGATTTTGATGTCGGATGGGATTTACGACGCTCCGAAACATGTGTTTGACAAGGATGACTGGTTCAAGAAGCAGATTGAACGGTTCGATTCGACCGACCCGCAAGTGATCGCCGATCTGCTGGTGGAACTGGCGGTCCGCGTCAACCACGGCAAGATCGTCGACGATATGACCGCGTTGGTGGCGAAAATCGAAAAATACCACCCCGAATGGGCGACAATCAAGCTGCCCGGCATGAAACGGATCAAGCGCAAGCCAACCGCGCCCGTCAAACCGGTTCCGGTTCAGGCGGGTGTGGATGAGCATGGGGTGTAG
- a CDS encoding deoxycytidylate deaminase, with protein sequence MRPIKYSIYMNIAEELARASTCRVHVGCVVVGRDGVIHGLGYNGSLPGHPHCEDVGCEFDEYGHCRATLHAERNALRRAAEKARGGIAFVTHFPCPDCAKELVDYGISAVIFKNDYRRSPISVRILERAGLLVVPFAGKQAEDWIALEEKIGWRQPISGGTVR encoded by the coding sequence ATGCGGCCGATCAAATATTCAATCTATATGAACATTGCGGAAGAGTTGGCCCGCGCGTCCACCTGCCGGGTGCACGTCGGTTGTGTGGTGGTGGGCCGGGATGGGGTGATCCACGGACTGGGCTACAACGGTTCGCTGCCGGGACACCCGCATTGCGAAGATGTCGGATGCGAGTTTGACGAATATGGACATTGCCGCGCCACATTGCACGCCGAGCGGAACGCTCTCCGCCGGGCTGCGGAAAAAGCGCGGGGAGGCATCGCCTTTGTCACCCATTTTCCCTGCCCGGATTGCGCGAAAGAACTGGTCGATTACGGGATTTCGGCCGTGATTTTCAAAAACGACTACCGCCGCAGTCCGATTTCCGTCCGCATTCTGGAGCGGGCCGGCTTGCTTGTGGTGCCATTCGCGGGCAAACAGGCGGAAGACTGGATCGCGCTTGAAGAAAAAATCGGTTGGCGGCAGCCGATATCAGGAGGAACGGTGCGATGA
- a CDS encoding MazG-like family protein: protein MTSSMKTITLPRLNRLTPTLESTALKLLEEAGELAQAIGKLRNLSGESNEVNDQVMERIASELADTAQTCITMMYVLEEKYGVNIDKVLEAHIAKLKQKGYCD from the coding sequence ATGACATCATCTATGAAAACGATCACGCTTCCCCGTTTGAACAGGCTGACTCCCACCCTCGAATCGACCGCGCTCAAACTGTTGGAAGAAGCAGGGGAGCTGGCGCAGGCGATCGGCAAGCTGCGCAACCTATCGGGAGAAAGCAACGAAGTGAACGACCAAGTGATGGAGCGGATCGCCAGCGAGCTGGCCGATACGGCGCAAACCTGCATCACCATGATGTATGTGCTGGAGGAAAAATACGGAGTCAATATCGACAAAGTGTTGGAAGCACACATCGCAAAATTGAAACAAAAAGGCTACTGCGACTGA
- the cmpA gene encoding cortex morphogenetic protein CmpA, with protein sequence MPSWLRNQLQRAFRERDKHSVVMLNRVFYKYRRNLHGNASHKAT encoded by the coding sequence ATGCCGAGTTGGCTGCGAAACCAACTGCAGCGAGCCTTCCGCGAACGGGACAAACATTCGGTTGTGATGTTAAACCGCGTGTTTTACAAATACAGGAGAAACCTGCACGGCAACGCGTCCCACAAAGCGACGTAA
- a CDS encoding S1 domain-containing RNA-binding protein, with protein sequence MSIELGSKLEGKVTGITHFGAFVLLPGGVTGLVHISEIADSYVRDINEHLKVNDTVVVKVLNVDKDGKIGLSIRQAIDKPADQAGAPRRYERDRGPRERGSRPAQKSFEDKLSKFLKESEDRLMALKRSESKRGGRGGRRG encoded by the coding sequence ATGTCGATCGAATTGGGTAGCAAACTGGAAGGCAAAGTTACGGGTATTACTCATTTTGGGGCGTTTGTGCTGCTACCCGGAGGTGTCACCGGATTGGTGCACATTTCGGAGATCGCTGATTCGTATGTAAGAGACATCAACGAACACCTTAAGGTGAATGATACCGTCGTAGTCAAAGTTTTGAACGTGGATAAGGACGGCAAGATCGGACTCTCCATCCGGCAAGCGATCGATAAACCGGCCGACCAGGCAGGCGCTCCGCGTCGCTATGAACGGGATCGCGGACCGCGCGAGCGCGGATCGCGCCCTGCGCAGAAATCGTTCGAAGACAAGCTGTCCAAATTTTTGAAAGAAAGTGAAGACCGGCTGATGGCGCTCAAGCGCAGCGAAAGCAAACGCGGCGGGCGCGGCGGCCGCAGGGGATAA
- a CDS encoding FtsB family cell division protein — MKKDRHAKPTAAKIVYVNPALGPVARQAAPAERKKRKLNLRLLFLACFSLWALYTFAFVIWPNHLRLEQERQRLERQLSDLRQQEQQLNTEYKNLQDDSYIARLARKYYNMIKQGEIVYRPGE, encoded by the coding sequence GTGAAAAAAGATCGTCATGCGAAACCGACCGCCGCGAAAATCGTATACGTCAATCCCGCTTTGGGACCGGTCGCTCGGCAGGCGGCGCCGGCCGAGCGCAAAAAACGGAAGCTGAATCTGCGGCTGCTGTTTTTGGCGTGTTTTTCGCTGTGGGCATTGTACACGTTTGCGTTCGTGATCTGGCCGAACCATCTTCGGCTGGAGCAGGAGCGGCAGCGGCTGGAACGGCAATTGTCCGATTTGCGTCAGCAGGAGCAGCAGCTGAACACCGAATACAAGAATTTGCAGGATGATTCTTATATCGCTCGGCTTGCCCGTAAATACTATAATATGATCAAGCAGGGGGAAATCGTCTACCGCCCCGGGGAATAG
- the yabQ gene encoding spore cortex biosynthesis protein YabQ has product MTLEAQYMTLLVMSINGAVLGAVHDMYRVVLRHWRFLRWAGPIFDFAFWIVAIFLVFSSLMWANDGELRMYVFVVMMIGYVLYRIFLQRLVVGSTVGIILAIRYFCLTIYRGFLVVVIGPLAWAWRLLQSLLRTLDRLLQMLERLILWPFQPLGKMLLWLGGIAWKLAKRLIRPFVPYLQPYVKRAGRLLQPIAWLIRAFLAGEKGIWARLANWLLNRDGDKPPKP; this is encoded by the coding sequence GTGACACTCGAAGCGCAATACATGACCCTGCTGGTCATGAGCATCAACGGTGCGGTTCTAGGGGCCGTCCACGACATGTACCGGGTGGTTCTGCGGCATTGGAGGTTTTTGCGCTGGGCAGGGCCCATTTTTGATTTCGCGTTTTGGATTGTGGCGATCTTTTTGGTGTTTTCGAGCCTGATGTGGGCCAACGACGGGGAATTGCGGATGTATGTATTCGTCGTGATGATGATCGGGTATGTGCTCTACCGGATTTTTCTGCAGCGGCTGGTCGTCGGCAGCACTGTCGGCATCATCTTGGCGATTCGTTATTTCTGCCTGACGATCTACCGCGGCTTCCTGGTGGTTGTGATCGGCCCGCTGGCATGGGCCTGGCGGCTGCTGCAGAGTTTGCTGCGGACGCTGGACCGCTTGCTGCAAATGCTGGAAAGGTTGATTTTGTGGCCGTTTCAGCCGCTCGGGAAAATGTTGCTGTGGTTGGGGGGGATTGCCTGGAAACTGGCGAAACGGCTGATCCGGCCGTTTGTGCCGTATCTGCAGCCTTATGTGAAACGCGCCGGGCGGCTGCTGCAACCGATTGCGTGGCTGATTCGCGCCTTTTTGGCGGGAGAAAAAGGAATTTGGGCGAGGTTGGCGAATTGGTTATTGAACAGGGATGGTGACAAACCGCCCAAACCTTGA
- the yabP gene encoding sporulation protein YabP, which produces MEERTRMHKQFERHEVTLFNRQAVQVTGVLNVESFDAHEFVLQTGYGLLVIRGDNLHIKTLNLENGIVSIEGMVFDLGYFDEKVPATEKAKGFFGKLFK; this is translated from the coding sequence ATGGAAGAAAGGACGCGTATGCATAAACAGTTCGAGCGGCACGAGGTGACGCTTTTCAACCGGCAGGCGGTGCAGGTGACCGGGGTTTTGAACGTGGAAAGTTTCGACGCGCACGAATTTGTGCTGCAAACGGGATACGGACTGCTGGTGATCCGCGGCGACAACCTGCATATCAAAACGCTCAACCTGGAAAACGGCATTGTGTCGATCGAGGGGATGGTGTTTGATCTCGGCTACTTTGACGAAAAGGTGCCGGCGACGGAGAAGGCGAAAGGGTTCTTCGGCAAACTGTTCAAATAG
- a CDS encoding RNA-binding S4 domain-containing protein produces MRLDKFLKVSRLIKRRTLAKEVCEQGRIRINGRPSKASSEVKAGDVLTITFGTKIVEVKVNTVAEHASKEQAADLYTVVSEKRIEGDPK; encoded by the coding sequence ATGCGACTGGACAAGTTTCTCAAAGTGTCGCGCTTGATCAAGCGCCGGACTTTGGCGAAAGAAGTCTGCGAGCAGGGGCGCATCCGGATTAACGGGCGCCCCTCTAAAGCGTCTTCGGAGGTCAAAGCGGGGGATGTGCTGACGATTACGTTTGGCACGAAGATCGTCGAAGTAAAAGTCAACACGGTTGCGGAACACGCGTCGAAAGAACAGGCGGCCGATCTGTATACTGTCGTGTCGGAAAAGCGGATCGAGGGAGATCCGAAATAA
- a CDS encoding HU family DNA-binding protein, whose amino-acid sequence MNKIELIATVATKTGLKKKDAEAAVNALLDAIGEALKQGDKVQLIGFGTFETRKRAARSGRNPQTGAVITIPATRVPAFKPGAKLKEMTK is encoded by the coding sequence ATGAACAAGATCGAACTGATTGCCACTGTTGCGACAAAAACCGGCTTGAAAAAGAAGGATGCGGAGGCAGCAGTTAACGCATTGCTGGACGCGATCGGAGAAGCGTTGAAGCAAGGCGACAAAGTGCAATTGATCGGCTTTGGCACGTTTGAAACCCGCAAGCGGGCTGCCCGCAGCGGCCGCAACCCGCAAACCGGCGCGGTCATCACGATCCCTGCCACCCGCGTGCCGGCATTCAAGCCCGGTGCGAAGCTGAAGGAAATGACCAAGTAA